A single window of Chengkuizengella sediminis DNA harbors:
- a CDS encoding helix-turn-helix domain-containing protein has product MGRKSKIEYELKVLAVRNYLNGVKSMKAICEELSVARSSVRQWVSLYRSKGSIGLLPQRKHVSYSKELKTEAVKDYLTGKGSAIEISMKYGLRSQRQLLEWTMKYNGHEEMKPSGTGGYQTMTKGRATTLEDRIEIVNDCIKNDKNYSKTAEKYQVSYQQVRNWMMKYEKSGVNGLLDRRGKRKPASQLTETEKLKAENKLLEAKNKRLEMENELLKKLEKIERGWE; this is encoded by the coding sequence GAGTATGAAAGCGATATGTGAAGAACTTTCGGTAGCTCGTAGTTCAGTTCGACAATGGGTTAGCCTCTACAGATCAAAAGGCTCAATTGGACTACTCCCTCAACGAAAGCATGTCAGCTATTCAAAGGAGTTAAAAACAGAAGCTGTGAAAGACTATCTAACAGGTAAAGGCTCTGCGATAGAAATCAGCATGAAATATGGTTTGCGTTCACAAAGACAACTACTGGAATGGACCATGAAGTATAATGGTCATGAAGAGATGAAACCATCAGGCACGGGAGGATATCAAACCATGACTAAAGGACGAGCTACCACTTTAGAAGATCGAATTGAAATTGTGAATGACTGTATTAAAAATGATAAGAATTATAGTAAGACAGCTGAAAAATATCAAGTTTCCTATCAACAAGTTCGCAATTGGATGATGAAATATGAAAAGTCGGGAGTCAATGGTCTCTTGGATCGTAGAGGTAAGAGAAAACCTGCAAGTCAACTTACCGAAACAGAAAAACTTAAAGCAGAAAATAAACTGTTGGAAGCCAAAAATAAACGTTTAGAAATGGAAAATGAACTGTTAAAAAAGTTAGAAAAGATCGAAAGAGGGTGGGAGTAA